A single region of the Halopiger xanaduensis SH-6 genome encodes:
- a CDS encoding DNA-3-methyladenine glycosylase family protein — protein sequence MLTDAEPVLRRDPIMERLIEAHEPYVEPDWSEYERLCISIINQQLSTASAMAVRERVFELLEGEVTPETVLAAEDDALRDAGLSRSKIEYMRNAARAFQENDYTRDALADYSDEEVIDLLTEIKGIGEWTANMYLLFVLERPDVLPLGDLAVRRGIEQLYGDGEPDEMTPAEMREIAEAWRPYRSVATRYIWAEYEAESPAVL from the coding sequence ATGCTAACTGACGCCGAACCCGTCCTGCGACGCGATCCCATCATGGAACGACTGATCGAGGCCCACGAGCCGTACGTCGAACCCGACTGGAGCGAGTACGAGCGGCTCTGCATCTCGATCATCAACCAACAGCTCTCGACCGCGAGCGCGATGGCCGTCCGCGAGCGCGTGTTCGAACTCCTCGAGGGCGAGGTAACCCCCGAAACCGTCCTCGCCGCCGAGGACGACGCACTCCGGGATGCCGGCCTCTCGCGCAGCAAGATCGAGTACATGCGAAACGCCGCGCGAGCGTTTCAGGAAAACGACTACACCCGGGACGCGCTGGCCGACTACTCCGACGAGGAGGTGATCGATCTCCTCACCGAGATCAAGGGCATCGGCGAGTGGACCGCGAACATGTACCTCCTGTTCGTCCTCGAGCGCCCGGACGTCCTCCCGCTGGGCGACCTCGCCGTTCGCCGCGGTATCGAGCAGTTGTACGGCGACGGCGAGCCGGACGAGATGACCCCCGCGGAGATGCGCGAGATCGCCGAGGCCTGGCGGCCCTACCGCAGCGTCGCGACGCGGTACATCTGGGCGGAGTACGAGGCGGAGTCGCCCGCCGTTCTGTAG
- a CDS encoding metal-dependent hydrolase, producing the protein MMLPTHAIVGLAIAAPLVSVAPEFAPAALAGAIVGSVLPDLDMYAGHRRTLHYPTGYALLAVPALAAAALVPASGSFAVAALLVGAGAHCRMDRYGGGLELRPWEATSDRAVYDHVRGRWREPKRVVRYDGAPEDLALAVLLGLPLLVVLEAPFRWLVLAAIAVGGVYALLRRRLAALAPVAFGYVPPAFRHYVPDRYRS; encoded by the coding sequence ATGATGCTCCCGACGCACGCGATCGTGGGCCTGGCGATAGCCGCGCCGCTCGTCTCCGTCGCGCCCGAATTCGCGCCGGCGGCGCTCGCCGGTGCGATCGTCGGAAGCGTGCTCCCCGATCTGGACATGTACGCCGGCCACCGCCGGACGCTCCACTACCCGACGGGGTACGCGCTGCTCGCGGTGCCGGCGCTGGCCGCAGCGGCGCTGGTTCCGGCGTCCGGCTCGTTCGCCGTCGCCGCCCTGCTCGTCGGCGCCGGAGCCCACTGTCGGATGGACCGCTACGGCGGCGGCCTCGAGCTCCGACCGTGGGAAGCGACGTCGGATCGGGCCGTCTACGACCACGTCAGGGGGCGCTGGCGGGAACCGAAGCGCGTCGTCCGATACGACGGCGCGCCGGAGGACCTCGCGCTCGCCGTGCTCCTCGGGCTTCCGCTGCTCGTCGTCCTCGAGGCGCCCTTCCGCTGGCTCGTCCTCGCCGCGATCGCCGTCGGCGGCGTGTACGCCCTCCTGCGTCGCCGGCTGGCGGCGCTGGCCCCGGTCGCCTTCGGGTACGTTCCACCTGCATTTCGGCACTACGTTCCGGACCGATATCGATCGTGA
- a CDS encoding acyl-CoA dehydrogenase family protein gives MEFGLTDEQRQIREEIQRFAENEIVPHAAEYDREEKFPRDIVDEAAEMGLTGAHIPMEYGGAGYSILDTAIITEELFSYDPGIALSIVSTSFGCEAIMNFGTEDQKERFLEPVAAGEKISGAAISEPDTGSDVSSVSTRAEKDGDEWVINGNKMWITNGSVGDFFVVLCKTDPDAEGRYNGFSQIVVESDRDGFEAEKISGKLGIRASDTAELVFDDVRVPEENLIGTRDAAFMQQMQFFDETRVAVAAQGVGIAKGATRAALEYAQDREQFGKSISEFQAIQHKLAEMATDTEAARNLTYKAAWNVDQGEDITKLASMAKEYASRVAVDVADEAVQIHGGAGYVDDFPVERFYRDAKITQIYEGTTEIQKNVIAREMLGKGF, from the coding sequence ATGGAGTTCGGTCTCACGGACGAACAACGGCAGATCCGAGAAGAAATCCAGCGGTTCGCGGAAAACGAAATCGTCCCCCACGCCGCGGAGTACGACCGCGAGGAGAAGTTCCCCCGCGACATCGTCGACGAGGCCGCCGAGATGGGACTGACCGGCGCGCACATCCCGATGGAGTACGGCGGCGCCGGCTACTCGATCTTAGACACCGCGATCATCACCGAGGAACTGTTCTCGTACGATCCCGGCATCGCCCTCTCGATCGTCTCGACTTCCTTCGGCTGCGAGGCGATCATGAACTTCGGCACCGAAGACCAGAAGGAACGCTTCCTCGAGCCGGTCGCGGCCGGCGAGAAGATCTCGGGCGCGGCGATTTCGGAACCCGACACCGGTTCGGACGTCTCCTCCGTTTCGACGCGCGCGGAGAAGGACGGCGACGAGTGGGTCATCAACGGAAACAAGATGTGGATCACCAACGGCTCCGTCGGCGACTTCTTCGTCGTCCTCTGTAAGACCGACCCCGACGCCGAGGGTCGGTACAACGGCTTCAGCCAGATCGTCGTCGAATCCGACCGCGACGGCTTCGAGGCCGAGAAAATCTCCGGCAAACTCGGCATCCGCGCCTCCGACACCGCCGAACTCGTCTTCGACGACGTCCGCGTCCCCGAGGAGAACCTCATCGGCACGCGCGACGCCGCCTTCATGCAGCAAATGCAGTTCTTCGACGAAACCCGCGTCGCCGTCGCCGCCCAGGGCGTCGGCATCGCGAAGGGTGCCACCCGCGCGGCCCTCGAGTACGCCCAGGACCGCGAGCAGTTCGGCAAGTCCATCTCGGAGTTCCAGGCGATCCAGCACAAACTCGCGGAGATGGCGACCGACACCGAAGCGGCGCGCAACCTGACCTACAAGGCCGCCTGGAACGTCGACCAGGGTGAGGACATCACGAAACTCGCCTCGATGGCCAAGGAGTACGCCTCCCGCGTCGCGGTCGACGTCGCGGACGAGGCCGTCCAGATCCACGGCGGCGCCGGCTACGTGGACGACTTCCCCGTCGAGCGGTTCTACCGAGACGCCAAGATCACCCAGATCTACGAGGGGACGACGGAGATCCAGAAGAACGTTATTGCGCGGGAAATGCTCGGGAAAGGTTTCTAG
- a CDS encoding 3-hydroxyacyl-CoA dehydrogenase/enoyl-CoA hydratase family protein: MELEDINTVAVLGAGNMGHGIAEVAAMAGYDVTMRDIKEEFVQNGYEQIEWSLNKLAEKDQLSQDEADAALERVTPLVDMAEAVADADVVIEAVPEQMEIKKDVYQELEEHANDEAIFATNTSSLSITELAEVTERPERFCGMHFFNPPVRMDLVEVITGAETAEETLETIEELAEDFGKTPVRVHKDSPGFIVNRILVPLMNEACWLVSEDEATIAEVDSTTKYGMGLPMGSFELGDQVGNDVSYHVLDYMHEVLGAAYEPAPLLEEKVENEELGKKTGKGFYDYENGGVDIPTDEQSELVERRLLATMANEAAKLIGGDVAPPESIDEAVQLGAGFPDGPVKLVDDYGLETLHETLEDAYEETGHERYAPADYLAERAEAGGFYESDGEAGDGETEFETIRVEYPADYVGHIVLDRPHRMNTISNELLAELSEAIDLLEDDDEVRAILLTGEGDRAFSAGADVQSMAAGADPLDAQELSRTGQQTFGKLEACDVPVVAGVDGYCLGGGMELATCADLRVASERSEFGQPELNLGLLPGWGGTQRLKHIVGEGRAKEIILTAERFDAETMAEYGFVNDVVENDALEAEALELASDLAGGPPIAQQFTKRAMLTGRDDTEAGLEYEASAFGHLMATDDLMEGITAFMGDGEPEFEGK; encoded by the coding sequence ATGGAGCTGGAAGATATCAACACCGTCGCAGTTCTCGGCGCAGGGAATATGGGCCACGGCATCGCGGAGGTCGCCGCGATGGCCGGCTACGACGTGACGATGCGAGACATCAAAGAGGAGTTCGTCCAGAACGGCTACGAGCAGATCGAGTGGTCGCTAAACAAGCTCGCGGAGAAAGACCAGCTTTCACAGGACGAAGCGGACGCCGCCCTCGAGCGCGTGACGCCGCTGGTCGACATGGCGGAGGCCGTCGCGGACGCCGACGTCGTCATCGAGGCCGTCCCGGAGCAGATGGAGATCAAGAAGGACGTCTATCAGGAACTCGAGGAACACGCCAACGACGAGGCGATTTTCGCGACGAACACCTCGAGCCTCTCGATCACGGAACTGGCCGAGGTGACCGAGCGCCCCGAGCGGTTCTGCGGTATGCACTTCTTCAACCCGCCGGTCCGGATGGACCTCGTCGAGGTGATCACCGGCGCCGAGACGGCCGAGGAAACGCTCGAGACGATCGAAGAACTGGCAGAGGACTTCGGGAAGACGCCGGTCCGCGTCCACAAGGACTCGCCCGGGTTCATCGTGAACCGCATTCTCGTGCCGCTGATGAACGAGGCCTGCTGGCTCGTCAGCGAGGACGAGGCGACGATCGCCGAGGTCGACTCGACGACGAAGTACGGGATGGGGCTCCCGATGGGTTCCTTCGAGTTGGGCGATCAGGTCGGCAACGACGTCAGCTATCACGTCTTAGACTACATGCACGAGGTGCTCGGCGCGGCCTACGAGCCGGCACCGCTGCTCGAGGAGAAGGTCGAAAACGAGGAGCTCGGCAAGAAAACCGGCAAGGGGTTCTACGACTACGAGAACGGCGGCGTCGACATTCCGACCGACGAGCAGTCCGAGCTCGTCGAGCGGCGGCTGCTGGCGACGATGGCTAACGAGGCCGCGAAGCTGATCGGCGGCGACGTCGCGCCGCCCGAATCGATCGACGAGGCCGTCCAACTCGGCGCCGGGTTCCCCGACGGCCCCGTGAAGCTCGTCGACGACTACGGCCTCGAAACGCTCCACGAGACGCTCGAGGACGCCTACGAGGAGACGGGCCACGAGCGCTACGCGCCGGCCGACTACCTCGCCGAGCGCGCCGAGGCGGGCGGCTTCTACGAGTCCGACGGCGAGGCCGGCGACGGCGAAACCGAGTTCGAAACGATCCGCGTCGAGTACCCGGCCGACTACGTCGGCCACATCGTCCTCGACCGACCCCACCGGATGAACACGATCAGCAACGAGTTGCTCGCGGAACTGTCGGAGGCGATCGACCTGCTCGAGGACGACGACGAGGTCCGCGCAATCTTGCTGACCGGCGAGGGCGACCGCGCGTTCTCCGCCGGCGCCGACGTTCAGAGCATGGCCGCCGGCGCCGACCCGCTCGACGCGCAGGAACTCTCCCGGACGGGCCAGCAGACCTTCGGCAAGCTCGAGGCCTGCGACGTGCCGGTCGTCGCCGGCGTCGACGGCTACTGTCTCGGCGGCGGGATGGAACTGGCGACCTGCGCGGACCTGCGGGTCGCCAGCGAGCGCTCGGAGTTCGGCCAGCCGGAACTCAACCTCGGCCTGCTGCCGGGCTGGGGCGGCACCCAGCGGCTCAAGCACATCGTCGGTGAGGGCCGGGCGAAGGAGATCATCCTCACCGCCGAGCGGTTCGACGCCGAGACGATGGCCGAGTACGGCTTCGTCAACGACGTCGTCGAGAACGACGCCCTCGAGGCGGAGGCGCTCGAGTTGGCGAGCGATCTGGCCGGCGGCCCGCCGATCGCCCAGCAGTTCACGAAGCGCGCGATGTTGACCGGCCGCGACGATACCGAAGCGGGCCTCGAGTACGAGGCGTCGGCGTTCGGCCACTTGATGGCGACCGACGACCTCATGGAGGGCATCACCGCCTTCATGGGGGACGGAGAGCCGGAGTTCGAGGGGAAGTGA
- a CDS encoding HalX domain-containing protein: MSEGTEVLVVDDESRLADLFAAWLQSDWAVETAYDGEQALEKISDSVEVVLLDRRMPGLSGDEVLERLREEGYDCRVVMVTAVDPDFDIIEMGFDDYLVKPVSKDELLEMVDDVSGRSDYESAIQEYYALVSKKALLESEKAERELEDNAEYRELCDRVNDLEQAVDETVTSMSSHDEFVGAFQDLQTEN; the protein is encoded by the coding sequence ATGAGTGAGGGGACGGAGGTGCTCGTCGTCGACGACGAGTCCCGCCTCGCCGACCTGTTCGCCGCGTGGCTGCAGTCCGATTGGGCCGTCGAGACCGCCTACGACGGCGAGCAAGCCCTCGAGAAGATCTCCGACTCCGTCGAGGTCGTCCTCCTGGACCGGCGGATGCCCGGCCTCTCGGGCGACGAGGTCCTCGAGCGGCTCCGCGAGGAGGGGTACGACTGCCGCGTCGTCATGGTCACGGCGGTCGATCCGGACTTCGATATCATCGAGATGGGGTTCGACGACTACCTCGTCAAACCGGTCTCGAAGGACGAACTCCTCGAGATGGTCGACGACGTCTCCGGCCGCTCCGACTACGAGTCGGCGATCCAGGAGTACTACGCGCTCGTCTCCAAGAAGGCCCTGCTCGAGTCCGAGAAAGCGGAGCGAGAACTCGAAGACAACGCGGAGTACCGGGAACTCTGCGACCGCGTCAACGACCTCGAGCAGGCGGTCGACGAGACGGTGACGAGCATGTCCTCCCACGACGAGTTCGTCGGCGCGTTTCAGGACCTCCAGACCGAGAACTGA
- a CDS encoding SPW repeat domain-containing protein, which translates to MSDATTNTAADRNRNALNTDTMQWLSALIALIGLYLVASPFILESTDAATWNDTLVGTGIFLLAGYNFYRLSKDRLANVGAAGLTVLLGLWALISPAVIEMGSNELATGTAISGLAVALLAMYSAYANNKADVPARARTRTRG; encoded by the coding sequence ATGAGTGATGCAACAACCAATACGGCGGCCGATCGGAACCGGAACGCGTTGAACACGGACACGATGCAGTGGCTGAGCGCCCTCATCGCGCTGATCGGGTTGTACCTCGTCGCCTCGCCGTTCATCCTCGAGTCGACGGACGCGGCGACCTGGAACGACACGCTCGTCGGGACGGGCATCTTCCTGCTCGCCGGCTACAACTTCTACCGGCTGTCGAAGGACCGGCTGGCGAACGTCGGCGCCGCGGGCCTGACCGTCCTGCTCGGGCTGTGGGCCCTCATCTCGCCCGCCGTCATCGAGATGGGAAGCAACGAGCTCGCGACGGGCACGGCGATCTCCGGGCTGGCGGTGGCGCTCCTCGCGATGTACAGCGCCTACGCGAACAACAAGGCGGACGTCCCCGCACGGGCCCGAACCCGCACTCGTGGCTAA
- a CDS encoding acyl-CoA dehydrogenase family protein: protein MDLLDDSIVPEHARDVKQEAREFAREHIEPNAQEYFQSGEYPHDILEAGQEAGLVAQDIPEEWGGRGFDLPQLLALTEEFYRADAGIALTLQLASFGCELTYEYGSDEQCEEYIRPVAEGEQLSGLAVSEPDTGSDLAGMETRAEKEGDEWVINGEKYWIGNGVEADWVTVYARTDDDEDNRYNNHSLFIVPTDTDGYEAEHIPEKMAMRASKQAHITFDDCRIPEENLIGTEGAGFWMISDFFNHGRVAVAGHGLGMAAAAIEEAWAFTHDREEFGRTINEFQAVQHGLADMLLEFESARTLTWRACEKVANDDHAGYWAALAKTKATEAAVDVAEQGMQFHGGRSVLDERRIARVYRDARVPVIYEGANEIQRNLIYRQSPQ, encoded by the coding sequence ATGGATCTGCTCGACGACAGCATCGTCCCGGAGCACGCCCGCGACGTCAAACAGGAAGCCCGCGAGTTCGCCCGAGAGCACATCGAACCCAACGCCCAGGAGTACTTCCAGTCCGGCGAGTACCCGCACGATATCCTCGAGGCCGGTCAGGAGGCCGGCCTCGTCGCGCAGGACATCCCCGAGGAGTGGGGCGGTCGGGGCTTCGACCTCCCGCAGTTGCTCGCGCTCACCGAAGAGTTCTACCGCGCGGACGCCGGCATCGCCCTCACGCTCCAACTCGCGAGTTTCGGCTGCGAGCTCACCTACGAGTACGGCTCCGACGAGCAGTGCGAGGAGTACATTCGGCCGGTCGCCGAGGGCGAGCAGCTCTCGGGGCTTGCCGTCTCCGAACCCGACACCGGCAGCGACCTCGCGGGGATGGAGACCCGCGCGGAGAAAGAGGGCGACGAGTGGGTTATCAACGGCGAGAAATACTGGATCGGCAACGGCGTCGAGGCCGACTGGGTCACCGTCTACGCCCGCACCGACGACGACGAGGACAACCGCTACAACAACCACTCGCTGTTTATCGTCCCGACCGACACCGACGGCTACGAGGCCGAGCACATCCCCGAGAAGATGGCGATGCGCGCCTCGAAGCAGGCCCACATCACGTTCGACGACTGCCGCATCCCCGAGGAGAACCTGATCGGCACCGAAGGCGCGGGCTTCTGGATGATCTCGGACTTCTTCAACCACGGCCGCGTCGCCGTCGCGGGCCACGGCCTCGGCATGGCCGCCGCCGCCATCGAGGAGGCCTGGGCGTTCACCCACGACCGCGAGGAGTTCGGCCGGACGATCAACGAGTTCCAGGCCGTCCAGCACGGCCTCGCCGACATGCTCCTCGAGTTCGAGAGCGCCCGGACGCTCACCTGGCGCGCCTGCGAGAAGGTCGCGAACGACGACCACGCCGGTTACTGGGCGGCGCTCGCGAAGACGAAAGCGACCGAGGCCGCCGTCGACGTCGCCGAACAGGGGATGCAGTTCCACGGCGGTCGCTCGGTGCTGGACGAGCGACGCATCGCCCGCGTCTACCGCGACGCGCGGGTCCCGGTCATCTACGAGGGGGCGAACGAGATCCAGCGGAACCTGATCTACAGACAGTCGCCGCAGTAG
- a CDS encoding bacterio-opsin activator domain-containing protein, which translates to MATEATFTVPADEFPLGSVFEQLPDVTVELERIIPARDVVVPYFWVRGTPVDDIESAFADHPGVTDIRLVDSVADEYLLRVEWTTEYEGVLSVLTETKVPLVKAVGTNRRWTFDVRGDVRSDIAAFQRRCQELDIPITLTKLHALTPIKTETGRALTGPQQEALVLAYERGYFNSPRDVTMAELGDELGISQQAVASRLRRGVDQILEGTLSELEPSSRKTT; encoded by the coding sequence ATGGCGACTGAAGCGACATTTACGGTGCCGGCCGACGAATTTCCGCTGGGGAGCGTGTTCGAGCAATTGCCGGACGTGACGGTCGAACTCGAGCGGATCATTCCGGCCCGCGACGTGGTGGTACCCTACTTCTGGGTTCGCGGCACCCCCGTCGACGACATCGAGAGCGCGTTTGCCGACCATCCGGGCGTTACGGACATCCGACTCGTCGATTCGGTCGCGGACGAGTACCTGTTGCGCGTCGAGTGGACGACGGAATACGAGGGCGTGTTGAGCGTACTGACCGAGACGAAGGTGCCGCTGGTCAAAGCCGTCGGCACGAACCGACGGTGGACGTTCGACGTCCGCGGGGACGTCCGCAGTGATATCGCCGCGTTTCAGCGCCGCTGCCAGGAGTTGGACATTCCGATCACGCTGACGAAACTGCACGCGCTCACGCCGATCAAGACGGAGACCGGGCGGGCGCTCACCGGCCCGCAGCAGGAGGCGCTCGTCCTCGCCTACGAGCGGGGCTACTTCAACTCGCCGCGGGACGTCACGATGGCGGAACTGGGCGACGAGCTCGGCATCTCCCAACAGGCCGTCGCGTCCCGTCTCCGGCGCGGCGTCGATCAGATTCTCGAGGGAACGCTCTCGGAGTTGGAGCCGTCGTCACGGAAGACTACTTAA
- a CDS encoding sensor histidine kinase, whose amino-acid sequence MSSEFDAAFTASESERRYWYRVVPALGVLILVSAIAKATVTLADNGLLLEAALDLVLLGSLGLVTLYIGLWLPNTSIRPAFYPRIVAWVGGGIGVMGIVLALRVLHPGVTVQFTFGTQAVLLAIGSIAGLGIGVHEAQALIRAEALAARNEELKRTERRLEEAVAQLEASNEQLEQFAYAASHDLQEPLRMVTSYLQLIEDRYGDELDEDCTEFIAYAVDGADRMDAMIDGLLEYSRVDTQGGSFEPVDLDAVLEDVCTDLQFMIEESDGTITRESLPTVEGDERQLRQVFQNLLSNAIEYSGDEPPRVHVSAERSAERAAEAEGESGGESRGTGAAWTISVRDEGIGIDPDDADRVFGVFQRLHSMNEHAGSGIGLALCERIVERHGGEIWVDTEPGEGSTFRFTLPSRGDASAASAPDVATRANESKARPERSDRRDD is encoded by the coding sequence ATGAGTTCCGAGTTCGACGCGGCGTTCACGGCGTCCGAGAGCGAGCGGCGCTACTGGTACCGCGTCGTTCCCGCGCTGGGCGTGCTGATCCTCGTCAGTGCGATCGCCAAAGCGACGGTAACGCTCGCCGATAACGGACTCCTGCTGGAGGCCGCCCTCGATCTCGTGTTGCTCGGGTCGCTGGGGCTCGTCACGCTCTACATCGGGCTCTGGCTGCCGAACACGTCGATCCGGCCCGCGTTCTACCCGCGCATCGTCGCGTGGGTCGGCGGCGGCATCGGCGTGATGGGAATCGTGCTCGCGCTCCGGGTCCTCCACCCCGGCGTCACCGTGCAGTTCACGTTCGGTACCCAGGCGGTGTTGCTGGCAATCGGCTCGATCGCGGGACTGGGCATCGGCGTCCACGAAGCGCAGGCGCTCATCCGCGCCGAAGCCCTCGCCGCCCGAAACGAGGAGTTGAAACGCACCGAACGCCGCCTCGAGGAGGCCGTCGCGCAACTGGAGGCGTCGAACGAGCAACTCGAACAGTTCGCCTACGCAGCGAGCCACGACCTGCAGGAGCCGCTCCGAATGGTGACGAGCTACCTCCAGCTCATCGAGGACCGGTACGGGGACGAACTCGACGAGGACTGTACGGAGTTCATCGCGTACGCCGTCGACGGCGCCGACCGCATGGACGCGATGATCGACGGCTTGCTCGAGTACTCGCGGGTGGATACGCAGGGCGGCTCGTTCGAGCCCGTCGATCTGGACGCGGTGCTCGAGGACGTCTGCACGGACCTCCAGTTCATGATCGAAGAGAGCGACGGGACGATCACGCGGGAGTCGTTGCCCACCGTCGAGGGCGACGAGCGACAGTTGCGGCAGGTGTTCCAGAATCTGCTGTCGAACGCGATCGAGTATTCGGGCGACGAACCTCCGCGCGTACACGTGTCCGCGGAGCGGTCGGCGGAGCGCGCGGCGGAAGCGGAAGGAGAGAGCGGGGGCGAGAGCAGGGGCACGGGTGCGGCGTGGACGATTTCGGTCCGCGACGAGGGGATCGGCATCGACCCCGACGACGCCGACCGGGTGTTCGGCGTCTTCCAGCGCTTACACTCGATGAACGAACACGCCGGCTCGGGGATCGGCCTCGCGCTCTGCGAGCGGATCGTCGAGCGCCACGGCGGCGAGATCTGGGTCGACACGGAACCGGGTGAAGGATCGACGTTTCGGTTCACGCTCCCGTCCCGTGGCGACGCGTCGGCCGCGTCCGCTCCCGACGTCGCGACTCGAGCGAACGAATCGAAGGCGCGGCCGGAGCGGAGCGATCGGCGCGACGACTAG
- a CDS encoding cupin domain-containing protein has protein sequence MSYRKVNYEDVEQVSSAMHFLSDPLETEQVGVTVARCDPGWNSKPHDHTDNDHEEVYVLIEGEATVVVDDEEVSMETGDALWIPPESTRQIRNGDEESAFVLVSAPSIGEEDSDGGEWLLSGFAG, from the coding sequence ACGTCGAGCAGGTCTCGAGCGCGATGCACTTTCTGTCCGATCCGCTCGAGACCGAGCAGGTCGGCGTGACGGTCGCGCGCTGCGATCCGGGGTGGAACAGCAAACCCCACGACCACACCGACAACGACCACGAGGAGGTCTACGTCCTCATCGAGGGCGAGGCGACGGTCGTCGTCGACGACGAGGAGGTGTCGATGGAGACCGGCGACGCGCTCTGGATCCCGCCGGAGTCGACGCGCCAGATCCGCAACGGCGACGAGGAAAGCGCCTTCGTGCTCGTGAGCGCCCCGAGCATCGGCGAGGAGGATAGCGACGGCGGCGAGTGGCTGCTTTCGGGTTTCGCCGGGTGA